From Harpia harpyja isolate bHarHar1 chromosome 19, bHarHar1 primary haplotype, whole genome shotgun sequence, one genomic window encodes:
- the LOC128154241 gene encoding zinc finger CCCH domain-containing protein 11A-like translates to MSKQGDDCYFYFYSTCNKGDSCSFRHCEAALGNERVCRLWREGRCFRTSCRFRHMEVEKKRSEIPCHWENQPAGCQKSNCAFRHTKGRYVDGRFFPPSKTTLPSPPESAEDAVKMAQVSLQQNKLSVQSNPSPQLRGVMIVENSEKVPSPTHPPVVINAADDDEDGYFLLPEDQLSEEGGETKTAVQQPATEAPSGSRIISTRKCSGNTKQEDNLNFGIKTLEEIKLEKLKEKTKRKVCLKPLDGKATFPTKQPLKRKAAESHPSAVAAVKPLSATGGDGKEPSAKKAAVAIVPALPEDSLLSIRGREKPQASPVLHLGSQADSVAQSEVTSSTSASSQVAVKTQQLSSTGAWEAPFSVEDDFEKFLWEISGGKLEDIIDPDPEKDEDELLMELAEMLDI, encoded by the exons atgtctaagcaaggagacgactgctacttctatttctattccacctgtaacaag ggagacagctgttccttccgccactgtgaggctgctctgggcaatgagagagtgtgcaggctgtggcgggagggtcgctgtttcaggactagctgcaggttcagacacatggaagtcgaa aaaaaacgcagtgagattccttgccactgggagaatcaaccagctggctgtcaaaaatccaactgcgcgttccgtcacacgaaaggacgttatgtcgacggacgcttcttcccgccaagcaaaa ctacgcttccaagtccccctgagtctgcagaagatgctgtgaaaatggctcaggtgtcactgcagcaaaacaaactttctgtccagtcaaatccctctccgcagctgaggggggtgatgatagtggaaaactctgaaaaggtcccaagtcctacgcatcctccagttgtaatcaatgctgcagatgatgatgaagatgggtactttttacttcctgaag accagctttctgaagaaggaggtgaaactaaaacagctgtccagcaaccggcaacagaagcccctagtggatcgcggataatttccactaggaaatgcagcggtaatacaaagcaag aggacaatttaaattttggaataaaaacacttgaagaaatcaaattggagaaactaaaggaaaaaacaaaa cggaaggtgtgcctgaagcctttggatgggaaagccaccttccccacaaagcagccactgaaacgtaaggcagccgagagtcatccctctgccgtggcggctgtgaagccattgagtgccactggtggcgacgggaaggagccttcagctaaaaaagcagctgtg gccattgttccggctttgccagaggacagcctcctctccatacgtgggagagaaaaaccccaagccag tcctgtactgcaccttggaagccaggcagactctgtggcacagtcagaggtcacaagctcgacctcagcttcctcacaagtagcggtaaagacacagcagctgagctccacaggggcctgggaagcccccttctctgtagaagacgactttgagaagtttctttgggaaatctcaggaggcaaactggaagacataattgacccggacccagagaaggatgaggatgagctcctcatggaacttgctgaaatgctggacatctga